A genomic window from Streptomyces sp. MST-110588 includes:
- a CDS encoding LysE family translocator translates to MISASALGSFALIVGLLTLTPGLDTALILRTAALGQRKRAWGVVLGIQTGTLIWGALSSLGITALLTASHLAYAVLRWAGAAYLVWMGGRILVSALRRGPAEADPASPGAPEGTDAADGPDADDRFLGGWRRGVLTNLLNPKMGAFYMATLPQFMPAGSAHLVTGTALAGVHIALASLWSVVLISFARAFRGTLQRPSARRVLDRISGTVIAAFGVRLALGD, encoded by the coding sequence ATGATCTCCGCATCCGCACTGGGGTCCTTCGCGCTGATCGTCGGACTTCTCACGCTCACGCCCGGCCTCGACACCGCCTTGATCCTGCGCACCGCCGCGCTCGGACAGCGCAAGCGCGCCTGGGGCGTGGTCCTCGGCATCCAGACCGGCACCCTCATATGGGGCGCGCTCAGCTCGCTGGGCATCACCGCTCTGCTGACCGCCTCGCACCTCGCCTACGCGGTGCTCCGCTGGGCGGGGGCCGCGTATCTGGTGTGGATGGGAGGCCGGATCCTGGTGTCGGCCCTGCGCCGCGGCCCGGCCGAGGCGGATCCCGCCTCCCCCGGTGCGCCGGAGGGGACGGATGCGGCGGACGGGCCGGATGCCGACGACCGCTTCCTCGGCGGCTGGCGGCGGGGCGTCCTGACGAATCTGCTCAACCCCAAGATGGGCGCCTTCTACATGGCCACCCTGCCGCAGTTCATGCCCGCCGGATCCGCGCATCTGGTGACCGGCACCGCGCTGGCCGGGGTGCATATCGCGCTCGCCTCGCTCTGGTCGGTCGTACTGATCTCCTTCGCCCGGGCGTTCCGCGGCACCCTTCAGCGCCCCTCGGCACGCCGCGTCCTGGACCGGATCAGCGGTACGGTCATCGCCGCGTTCGGCGTCCGGCTGGCCCTCGGCGACTGA
- a CDS encoding TetR/AcrR family transcriptional regulator C-terminal domain-containing protein — MASERDRREDDQVRSVWLRPRRTSKGEPPLSRARIVEAAVALLDEEGIERLTMRRLAERLGVVAPSLYWHVDTKDDVIDLAVDAIFGEVPPGAGQAADWREDITAVMTAWRGALLRHPWAAAVPARRRPTIGPNFLGWMEVLQATLVRAGFTGKGLSAATWALYNHVMGSAASESALHITDAERRAGQEQLRARRDRYPTLAAGGYLYDDDWDGSFTTGLDYLLDGLAVQLGEKE, encoded by the coding sequence GTGGCGAGCGAGCGCGACCGGCGAGAAGACGACCAGGTGCGGAGCGTCTGGCTACGGCCCCGTCGCACATCCAAGGGCGAACCGCCGCTGTCCCGCGCACGCATCGTCGAGGCCGCCGTCGCCCTGCTCGACGAGGAGGGCATCGAGCGGCTCACCATGCGACGGCTCGCCGAGCGCCTCGGCGTCGTCGCCCCGTCGCTGTACTGGCACGTCGACACGAAGGACGACGTGATCGACCTCGCCGTCGATGCGATCTTCGGAGAAGTGCCCCCGGGGGCGGGGCAGGCGGCGGACTGGCGGGAAGACATCACCGCGGTCATGACCGCGTGGCGGGGCGCGCTGCTGCGGCACCCATGGGCCGCCGCCGTCCCGGCCCGGCGCCGGCCCACCATCGGTCCGAACTTCCTGGGGTGGATGGAGGTTTTGCAGGCGACGCTGGTCCGCGCCGGCTTCACCGGGAAGGGGCTCTCCGCGGCGACCTGGGCGCTCTACAACCACGTCATGGGATCCGCGGCCTCCGAATCGGCCCTGCACATCACCGACGCGGAACGCCGGGCCGGGCAGGAGCAGTTGCGGGCCCGCCGCGACCGGTACCCGACCCTGGCCGCCGGAGGCTACCTCTACGACGACGACTGGGACGGGAGCTTCACCACCGGCCTGGACTACCTGCTCGACGGGCTGGCGGTGCAGCTCGGCGAGAAGGAGTGA
- a CDS encoding MFS transporter, with protein MLTDTNDLDTSPASVRQRRWMLPAVSAAQLMVVLDGTIVNIALPSAQRALGMSDASRQWAITAYALAFGGLLLIGGRVSSALGHRRTFLIGLIGFAASSALGGAAVGPDMLFVARALQGVFAAVLVPAGLSLLTITFTEPEERGRAFGVFAAVGAAGAAVGLVAGGLLTEYVTWRWCLYINAPIALLAVLGTAFVPRDARRSARGGGRLDITGAVLSTAGFSAVVYAVNEAEPLGWSAPKVLVLLAAGVLLLAAFTAVEIRARDPLLPIRVLAHRARAGAFASITLMFVAMFGFYLFMSYYTQTVLGCSPVQAGLTLLVNALAALVGATLIAGRLHGRVPPALLILPGLLSAAVGIFILTRLTPHSTGIFPCYLVPALLLTGLGLGCVMPPTASLATADVPQHAVGAASAAYNASQQLGAAIGTALFNTLAAGAAASYPTSAEYAAPAAASVHGYTTALTVAFALLMAAMCIAAPLTTARTTRSPARSPHR; from the coding sequence ATGCTGACGGACACGAACGACTTGGACACCTCCCCGGCTTCCGTACGGCAGCGTCGATGGATGCTGCCGGCGGTGAGCGCGGCCCAGCTCATGGTGGTTCTGGACGGCACGATCGTGAACATCGCGCTGCCCTCGGCGCAGCGCGCGCTCGGCATGTCCGATGCGAGCCGGCAATGGGCGATCACCGCGTACGCCCTGGCCTTCGGCGGACTGCTGCTGATCGGCGGCAGGGTCAGCAGCGCGCTGGGCCACCGGCGTACGTTCCTCATCGGCCTGATCGGCTTCGCCGCGTCCTCGGCGCTCGGCGGAGCCGCGGTCGGCCCCGACATGCTGTTCGTCGCCCGCGCTTTACAAGGGGTGTTCGCCGCCGTCCTCGTTCCCGCCGGGCTGTCCTTGCTGACGATCACCTTTACCGAGCCGGAAGAACGGGGCCGGGCGTTTGGCGTGTTCGCCGCCGTCGGTGCCGCGGGGGCGGCCGTCGGCCTGGTCGCCGGGGGACTGCTGACCGAGTACGTCACCTGGCGCTGGTGCCTCTACATCAACGCCCCCATCGCGTTGCTCGCCGTCCTCGGTACGGCCTTCGTCCCACGGGACGCCCGGCGGTCCGCCCGCGGTGGCGGCCGTCTCGACATCACGGGCGCCGTGCTGAGCACCGCGGGCTTCTCGGCCGTGGTCTACGCCGTCAACGAAGCCGAGCCGCTGGGGTGGAGCGCGCCGAAGGTGCTCGTCCTGCTGGCCGCCGGAGTCCTCCTCCTGGCCGCGTTCACCGCCGTCGAGATACGGGCCCGCGACCCCCTGCTGCCGATACGGGTACTCGCGCACCGCGCCCGCGCCGGCGCGTTCGCCTCGATCACCTTGATGTTCGTCGCGATGTTCGGCTTCTACCTGTTCATGAGCTACTACACCCAGACGGTCCTCGGCTGCTCGCCGGTCCAGGCGGGTCTGACGCTGCTCGTCAACGCCCTGGCCGCCCTGGTCGGCGCGACCCTGATCGCCGGAAGACTGCACGGGCGCGTCCCACCCGCCCTGCTCATCCTGCCGGGCCTGCTGTCCGCGGCCGTCGGCATCTTCATCCTGACCCGCCTCACGCCGCACAGCACCGGCATCTTCCCCTGCTACCTGGTGCCCGCGCTGCTGCTCACCGGTCTCGGCCTCGGCTGTGTCATGCCTCCGACCGCGAGCCTGGCCACCGCGGACGTGCCCCAGCACGCCGTCGGCGCCGCATCAGCGGCCTACAACGCCTCCCAGCAGCTCGGAGCCGCGATCGGCACCGCCCTGTTCAACACCCTCGCGGCCGGCGCCGCCGCCTCCTACCCCACCTCGGCCGAATACGCCGCCCCCGCCGCGGCCTCCGTACACGGCTACACCACCGCCCTGACCGTCGCCTTCGCCCTCCTCATGGCCGCCATGTGCATAGCCGCCCCCTTGACCACGGCCCGTACCACTCGGTCTCCCGCCCGATCCCCACACCGCTGA
- a CDS encoding aminoglycoside phosphotransferase family protein: MNTGQMHAGLHPIDEDLVRRLVAGQFPQWAGMAVRRLASGGTVNAMYRLGEEMVVRLPLVDGGAEDVSREQEWLPRLGPRLSTAVPEVLGAGKPVEGHPWPWSVYRWLAGENPEAGALSEPVLLAKDLAEFVAAMRSITLPGAPAAHRGGPLASLDAETRAAIEELRGIPQEGVDCDAVTAVWEDALRAPDWDGPPVWLHADLMPGNLLVEDGRLTSVIDFGCMGVGDPACDLFPAWNLLSADARQVFREALDVDDATWMRGRGRTLSQALIALPYYRETNPAMACNARYVIRAVLAGS, translated from the coding sequence ATGAACACAGGACAGATGCATGCCGGTCTGCATCCCATCGACGAGGACCTCGTACGGCGGCTGGTCGCCGGGCAGTTCCCGCAGTGGGCGGGGATGGCGGTGCGGCGGTTGGCGTCCGGCGGCACGGTCAACGCCATGTACCGGCTGGGTGAGGAGATGGTCGTACGGCTGCCGCTGGTCGACGGCGGCGCCGAGGACGTGTCGAGGGAGCAGGAGTGGCTGCCCCGTCTCGGTCCCCGGCTGTCCACGGCCGTCCCCGAGGTGCTCGGAGCCGGGAAACCCGTCGAGGGCCATCCGTGGCCGTGGTCGGTGTACCGGTGGCTGGCGGGGGAGAATCCCGAGGCGGGGGCGCTGAGTGAGCCCGTGCTGCTGGCCAAGGATCTGGCCGAGTTCGTGGCCGCTATGCGGAGCATCACCCTGCCGGGAGCGCCGGCGGCTCACCGTGGCGGGCCGCTCGCCTCGCTCGACGCGGAGACCCGGGCGGCGATCGAGGAGCTGCGCGGGATCCCGCAGGAGGGCGTCGACTGCGATGCCGTGACCGCCGTATGGGAGGACGCGCTGCGTGCCCCGGACTGGGACGGGCCGCCGGTGTGGCTGCATGCCGATCTGATGCCGGGCAATCTGCTGGTGGAGGATGGCAGGCTGACCTCGGTGATCGACTTCGGGTGCATGGGCGTGGGCGATCCGGCCTGCGACCTGTTCCCGGCGTGGAATCTGCTGTCGGCCGACGCGCGGCAGGTCTTCCGCGAAGCGCTCGATGTGGACGACGCGACCTGGATGCGCGGGCGCGGGCGAACGCTCTCGCAGGCACTGATCGCGCTGCCCTACTACCGGGAGACGAACCCGGCGATGGCGTGCAATGCCCGGTACGTGATCCGGGCGGTGCTGGCAGGGAGCTGA
- a CDS encoding ScbR family autoregulator-binding transcription factor: protein MQERAVKTRERILYAASELFDECGFSAASISKIMKRARVTRGAMFFHFPSKEALAHAVMIEQGNGLELPSGEDGLQRLVDITLYLAGELQTNPLLRAGVRLAIEQGVFGARDDSPYRYWAEEFAGQLRAARKKGELLPEVDVEELAWMLVGSYSGTQLLSQISVGRADLHQRVTVLWRYLLPGIAVPAVLPLVTFSGQWDRAAA from the coding sequence GTGCAGGAGCGAGCGGTCAAGACGCGTGAACGTATCCTTTACGCAGCCTCTGAGCTATTCGACGAGTGCGGGTTCAGCGCCGCGAGCATCAGCAAGATCATGAAGCGTGCCAGGGTCACTCGGGGAGCGATGTTCTTTCACTTCCCCTCCAAGGAGGCCCTGGCGCACGCCGTGATGATCGAGCAGGGCAACGGACTGGAACTGCCGTCCGGCGAGGACGGGCTGCAACGGCTGGTCGACATCACGCTGTACCTCGCGGGTGAACTCCAGACCAACCCGCTGCTGCGGGCCGGAGTGCGCCTGGCTATCGAGCAGGGGGTCTTCGGCGCACGGGACGACTCCCCGTACCGGTACTGGGCAGAGGAGTTCGCCGGACAACTGCGCGCCGCGCGGAAGAAGGGCGAACTGCTGCCGGAGGTGGACGTGGAGGAGCTGGCCTGGATGCTGGTGGGCTCCTACTCCGGCACCCAGCTCCTCTCGCAGATCTCCGTCGGCCGGGCCGACCTCCACCAGCGGGTGACCGTGCTGTGGCGGTACCTGCTGCCGGGCATCGCCGTCCCCGCCGTCCTGCCGCTGGTGACCTTCAGCGGGCAGTGGGACCGCGCGGCGGCGTGA
- a CDS encoding ArsC/Spx/MgsR family protein, whose amino-acid sequence MEIWINPACSKCQSALSLLDTEDVHYTVRHYLEEPPTVAELEDVLQRLDLEPWDIARLGEPAAADLGVASWPRDPAHRARWIEALAAHPVLIQRPIITADDGTTVVARTPEAVRSVLP is encoded by the coding sequence ATGGAAATCTGGATCAACCCGGCGTGCTCCAAGTGCCAGTCGGCGCTGTCGTTGCTGGACACCGAGGACGTGCACTACACGGTCCGTCACTACCTTGAGGAGCCGCCGACCGTGGCGGAGCTTGAGGACGTGCTGCAACGGCTGGACCTGGAGCCGTGGGACATCGCCAGGCTCGGCGAACCGGCCGCGGCCGACCTGGGTGTGGCGTCCTGGCCCCGTGACCCGGCACACCGGGCCCGGTGGATCGAGGCGCTGGCGGCTCACCCCGTCCTGATCCAGCGGCCGATCATCACCGCCGACGACGGGACGACGGTGGTGGCCCGGACGCCGGAGGCGGTGCGGTCGGTCCTGCCGTAG